A window from Opitutia bacterium ISCC 52 encodes these proteins:
- a CDS encoding sulfatase-like hydrolase/transferase, translating into MNYLRIFVTFICALSLSGETQKPNFICILVDDLGYADVSFQDVVAEDVRTPNIDRLAESGVVFTDAYASSPICSTSRLGFSTGRYQTRWGAYWYGQGGLPQDEQTIAEMLRDQGYQTMKVGKTHLNGGVKEFPLDHGFDEYLGFEHHSWDFFLLSEKDKAVYEARKPGSTERPNFFWMGPLTRGREKVSYENTSTTEVFAEESMAFIERSADKPFYLQLELNAVHTLLTAVPNEYADKYDIPKYPFNRDPEAESWNYPYWDPQKQDYKSWYSDVAHLVKVDPYGRKKYLAHLEMVDKAIAQITQALKETGQLENTFIFFSSDNGGSHQSYANNGPLSVYKYCIADGGIKVPMFVSWPEGFSGGKRKDSLVTHRDIFATIADITGAQPKKALDSKSLLPLIKGEVDKLHLEQFWDTGKDSWAYREGNWKLLLHFDKEYEYYQLGEDGLVIDPLERTWLKEGYALYNLEEDVGETTNLIDQFPERVTAMKQRYTEWRATMGKPVRGKR; encoded by the coding sequence ATGAACTACCTAAGAATATTCGTAACCTTCATTTGTGCGCTTAGCCTTTCAGGCGAAACACAAAAACCCAATTTCATCTGTATCCTGGTTGATGACCTCGGTTATGCAGATGTGAGCTTTCAAGACGTTGTCGCTGAAGATGTCCGAACACCCAACATCGACCGCCTAGCTGAATCCGGGGTGGTCTTCACCGATGCCTACGCAAGCTCGCCCATTTGCAGCACGTCACGCCTAGGATTCTCGACCGGTCGCTACCAGACTCGTTGGGGTGCCTATTGGTATGGACAAGGAGGACTGCCTCAGGATGAACAAACCATAGCCGAAATGCTTCGCGACCAAGGCTACCAAACCATGAAGGTCGGAAAGACGCACCTAAATGGAGGAGTCAAAGAATTTCCCCTCGATCATGGCTTCGATGAATACCTGGGGTTCGAACATCACTCCTGGGATTTCTTTCTGCTGAGCGAAAAAGACAAGGCTGTCTATGAAGCACGCAAACCCGGGAGCACAGAAAGACCCAATTTCTTCTGGATGGGCCCCCTCACCCGTGGACGTGAAAAGGTGTCTTATGAAAATACATCAACCACGGAAGTATTCGCCGAGGAGTCGATGGCCTTTATCGAACGTAGCGCTGATAAACCTTTCTATCTGCAACTTGAGCTCAATGCAGTGCATACTCTCCTGACCGCTGTGCCTAATGAATATGCGGATAAATACGATATTCCTAAATACCCATTCAATCGCGATCCGGAAGCAGAGTCCTGGAACTACCCCTACTGGGATCCTCAAAAGCAGGATTACAAATCCTGGTACAGCGATGTAGCACACTTGGTGAAAGTCGATCCCTACGGTCGAAAAAAATACCTCGCGCACTTGGAAATGGTAGACAAAGCCATCGCACAAATTACCCAAGCGCTCAAAGAAACCGGACAATTAGAAAACACCTTTATATTTTTCTCATCCGACAACGGAGGTTCCCACCAATCCTATGCAAACAACGGTCCATTGAGTGTATACAAATACTGTATCGCCGATGGAGGAATCAAAGTCCCCATGTTTGTCAGTTGGCCAGAGGGCTTTTCTGGAGGAAAACGTAAGGACTCGCTCGTTACCCATCGCGATATATTTGCTACGATCGCTGACATCACTGGAGCGCAGCCTAAGAAAGCTTTAGACTCAAAGAGTCTTCTTCCCCTCATCAAAGGCGAGGTGGATAAACTTCACCTGGAACAGTTCTGGGATACCGGCAAAGATTCCTGGGCTTATCGAGAAGGCAATTGGAAACTCCTGCTCCATTTCGACAAGGAGTATGAATATTACCAATTGGGCGAGGACGGGCTAGTTATAGACCCACTCGAACGGACCTGGCTCAAAGAAGGCTATGCGCTTTACAATCTAGAAGAAGACGTAGGTGAAACCACCAACCTCATCGACCAGTTCCCGGAACGGGTAACCGCGATGAAACAACGGTACACCGAATGGCGAGCTACAATGGGTAAACCGGTCCGCGGCAAACGCTAG
- a CDS encoding sulfatase-like hydrolase/transferase, with protein MKHPNRREFLKTTAAGAMAVSLSPTLSLGQQVAKKKPNVVVLFIDDLGFGDIACFGNKRIPTPHIDSLADEGAKCTMSYITNPPCSPSRCSLITGMYAQRFGKSGMARGLPIPEDHPTMGEFMRDAGYVTGQVGKWDIGANGQGPHQRGFTEVAKNAPGFQYDREREDGSYAYLTDLDGDYMAEFVDRNANNPFFLYFSPFAVHSNVKNTPQHYRDRIPGGKGTAYEGAVLAVDDAVGKLLAMLKKHDLEEDTLIFFTGDNGANRGHGGSSEPYRGGKGPDTQQEGWVHTPTIITWPGTIKPGVTYDGLTATIDFYATMAAAIGKPLPDGCDGENLLPYLNGKKKGDAHEFIFWHNADPTDEPRRNLYAVRWKDWRMVKHPDGWHLYDLKKDPKETKNQAAKNPKVVNRMREHYEAFVATLPPVKPSIDYKGGGQVPKGWGWETGKG; from the coding sequence ATGAAACATCCGAACCGAAGAGAATTCCTTAAAACAACTGCAGCGGGTGCAATGGCGGTCAGCTTGAGCCCAACTTTAAGCCTAGGACAACAGGTCGCTAAAAAGAAGCCCAACGTAGTAGTACTATTCATTGATGATCTGGGTTTTGGAGATATTGCCTGTTTTGGGAATAAACGGATTCCTACACCGCACATCGATTCACTGGCCGATGAGGGAGCCAAGTGCACCATGTCGTACATCACGAATCCACCCTGCTCTCCCAGTCGATGCAGTCTGATAACCGGTATGTATGCCCAGCGCTTCGGTAAGTCAGGAATGGCGCGCGGACTGCCCATACCAGAAGACCACCCCACCATGGGCGAATTTATGCGAGATGCTGGATACGTGACAGGACAAGTGGGCAAATGGGATATCGGTGCGAACGGTCAAGGACCTCACCAACGGGGTTTTACGGAAGTGGCGAAGAATGCACCCGGCTTTCAATACGATCGCGAGCGAGAAGATGGCAGCTATGCTTATCTGACGGACCTTGATGGCGACTACATGGCTGAGTTTGTAGATCGGAACGCGAACAATCCTTTCTTTCTTTATTTCTCTCCTTTCGCCGTTCACTCCAACGTCAAAAACACACCACAGCACTATCGGGATCGCATACCAGGCGGAAAAGGAACCGCTTATGAAGGCGCCGTTCTCGCAGTCGATGATGCCGTCGGGAAACTGTTAGCAATGCTCAAGAAACACGACCTCGAGGAAGACACACTGATTTTCTTCACGGGTGACAACGGAGCAAACCGTGGGCACGGAGGAAGTTCAGAGCCCTATCGAGGTGGCAAAGGACCTGACACTCAACAGGAAGGCTGGGTTCATACTCCCACCATTATAACCTGGCCTGGCACCATCAAACCCGGGGTCACCTATGATGGTCTGACAGCCACGATTGATTTCTACGCCACCATGGCCGCTGCCATCGGCAAACCCTTGCCGGACGGCTGTGACGGTGAAAATCTTTTGCCCTATCTAAATGGTAAAAAGAAAGGCGATGCCCACGAATTTATTTTTTGGCACAACGCCGATCCCACTGACGAACCACGCCGCAACCTATATGCAGTGCGCTGGAAGGATTGGCGAATGGTCAAGCACCCAGATGGCTGGCATCTATACGATCTGAAAAAGGATCCTAAAGAAACTAAGAACCAGGCCGCTAAAAACCCTAAAGTTGTGAATCGCATGCGAGAGCATTATGAGGCATTTGTGGCAACGCTCCCTCCTGTTAAGCCCAGCATTGATTACAAAGGCGGAGGACAGGTCCCCAAAGGCTGGGGCTGGGAAACGGGAAAAGGGTGA
- a CDS encoding DUF1080 domain-containing protein, which yields MTSDLPRRQFIKSLSIHLVAASLLPALKLVAKESYGPWISLFNSEDLTGWEGVNGTSHNWEVKDGTLVNTGRKSGNASWIAHEREFSDFELEVEFKFEPGCNSGVFFRTPLVKKSPAYLGNEIQIADMHDAQLKEKLSHDRHMGALYTVSPPSKEAAKKPGKWQRMTVFCKAEHCQVSVNGISVQDVQLSQCPKDILIEHPGLLRSTGHIGLQSKETPIEFRTVRIREIR from the coding sequence ATGACTTCAGATCTCCCACGTCGACAGTTCATCAAAAGCCTTAGTATCCACTTAGTCGCGGCCTCCCTACTTCCTGCTTTAAAACTTGTAGCAAAAGAAAGCTACGGTCCCTGGATATCACTTTTTAATAGCGAGGACCTAACCGGCTGGGAAGGCGTCAATGGCACTTCGCACAATTGGGAGGTAAAAGACGGAACGCTGGTCAATACAGGAAGAAAAAGCGGCAATGCCAGTTGGATCGCTCATGAAAGAGAATTTTCTGATTTCGAATTGGAAGTAGAGTTTAAGTTCGAACCGGGCTGTAACAGCGGCGTCTTTTTCCGCACGCCCCTGGTAAAGAAAAGTCCTGCCTACCTGGGGAACGAAATTCAAATCGCTGACATGCATGACGCGCAATTGAAGGAAAAGCTGTCGCACGATCGCCACATGGGTGCCCTTTACACGGTTTCGCCTCCCTCCAAAGAAGCAGCAAAGAAACCGGGAAAGTGGCAACGAATGACTGTTTTTTGCAAAGCTGAGCACTGCCAGGTAAGCGTGAACGGTATTTCAGTTCAGGATGTTCAGCTGTCCCAATGTCCGAAGGACATTCTAATAGAGCATCCTGGGTTACTCCGTTCAACCGGACACATAGGTCTACAAAGCAAAGAGACCCCTATTGAGTTTCGAACAGTACGGATTCGAGAAATACGTTAA